In a single window of the Lacerta agilis isolate rLacAgi1 chromosome 15, rLacAgi1.pri, whole genome shotgun sequence genome:
- the DUSP14 gene encoding dual specificity protein phosphatase 14 translates to MTSRRHYTLPRTLMTPRLYSEGALGGIAQITPFLYISKGSVASNRQLLLARGITCIVNATIELPNFNFPEFEYVKVPVADMPNAPISLYFDSVADKIQSVARKHGVTLVHCAAGVSRSATLCIAYLMKYQNVTLLEAYNWVKSRRPVIHPNVGFWRQLIDYERELYGRNTVKMVQTPYGIMPDVYMRERRTFVPYWGI, encoded by the coding sequence ATGACCTCCCGAAGGCACTACACTTTGCCACGAACTCTAATGACTCCTCGCCTGTATTCCGAAGGGGCGCTGGGTGGCATTGCCCAAATCACCCCCTTCCTGTACATCAGTAAGGGAAGCGTCGCCTCCAACAGGCAGCTCCTCCTGGCCCGCGGAATCACATGCATCGTCAACGCCACCATCGAGCTCCCCAATTTCAACTTCCCCGAGTTCGAGTACGTCAAAGTGCCTGTAGCTGACATGCCGAACGCCCCCATCTCCTTGTATTTTGACAGCGTGGCCGACAAGATCCAGAGCGTGGCACGGAAGCATGGCGTGACCCTGGTCCACTGCGCGGCTGGCGTGAGCCGGTCGGCCACCCTCTGCATCGCCTACCTTATGAAATACCAGAATGTCACCTTGTTGGAGGCTTACAACTGGGTGAAGTCCAGGCGCCCGGTCATCCATCCCAACGTGGGTTTCTGGAGGCAGCTCATAGACTACGAGCGGGAGCTGTACGGGAGGAACACCGTTAAAATGGTACAGACTCCGTACGGCATAATGCCAGATGTTTACATGAGGGAGAGAAGAACCTTCGTGCCTTACTGGGGGATCTGA